A stretch of the Aegilops tauschii subsp. strangulata cultivar AL8/78 chromosome 4, Aet v6.0, whole genome shotgun sequence genome encodes the following:
- the LOC109757616 gene encoding trypsin/alpha-amylase inhibitor CMX1/CMX3, with amino-acid sequence MAFKHQLILSTAILLAVLAAASASFKDQCVPGREITYDSLNACRGYAVRQTCGYYLSAERQKRRCCDELSKVPELCRCEVLHVLMDGRVTKEGVVKGSLLQDMSGCKKLTREFIAGIVGREECNLETVFGRYHYCPTQYRS; translated from the coding sequence ATGGCGTTCAAGCACCAGCTCATCCTCTCGACCGCAATCCTGCTCGCCGTCCTTGCCGCGGCGTCGGCCAGCTTCAAGGACCAATGCGTTCCAGGGCGGGAGATCACATACGACTCGCTTAACGCCTGCCGCGGGTACGCGGTCAGACAAACATGCGGCTACTACCTCTCCGCCGAGAGGCAGAAGAGGCGGTGCTGCGACGAACTGTCCAAGGTCCCGGAGCTCTGCCGGTGCGAGGTGCTGCACGTCCTCATGGATGGGAGAGTAACTAAGGAGGGCGTGGTTAAGGGCAGCCTCCTCCAGGACATGTCCGGATGCAAAAAGTTGACGAGGGAGTTCATCGCGGGCATCGTCGGGCGGGAAGAGTGCAACTTGGAGACTGTCTTCGGGCGGTATCATTACTGCCCGACCCAATACCGATcctga